From the Diospyros lotus cultivar Yz01 chromosome 13, ASM1463336v1, whole genome shotgun sequence genome, one window contains:
- the LOC127788403 gene encoding uncharacterized protein LOC127788403, translated as MAAGQSRKISAASARAHTRRSKQSSPLQLPSGMFKKILAVFLMGIMAWAYQAIRPPPPKICGSADGPPVTAPRITLSDGRHLAYKEHGVPKDKAKYKIVFVHGFGSCRHDAVIATKLSPDVVESLGVYIVSFDRSGYGESDPNPKRTVKSLALDIEELADQLGLGSKFYVVGFSMGGQVIWTCLKYIPHRLAGAALLTPVVNYWWPGFPQNLSKEAYDQQLPRDQWTLRVAHYTPWLTYWWNTQKWFPASSVIAHSPAILSRQDLELVATRPERKAYEAQITQQGEFESLHLDLNIGFGTWEFDPMELENPFTNNEGSVHLWQGDEDILVPTKLQRHIAQRLPWIRYHEVPGAGHMFPLADGMVDAIVKALLVGENSQPQA; from the exons atggctGCAGGACAGTCCAGGAAGATATCAGCAGCCTCAGCTAGGGCTCACACCAGAAGGTCGAAGCAGAGCAGTCCTCTTCAGCTCCCTTCAG GGatgtttaagaaaatattagcGGTGTTCTTGATGGGGATTATGGCATGGGCTTATCAAGCAATACGTCCACCTCCACCAAAGATATGTGGCTCTGCGGATGGCCCACCTGTTACAGCACCAAGGATAACACTTAGTGATGGTAGGCATTTGGCCTACAAAGAGCATGGTGTCCCAAAAGATAAGGCCAAATACAAAATAGTATTTGTCCATGGCTTTGGGTCCTGCAGACATGATGCTGTAATTGCCACAAAATTGTCTCCG GATGTTGTTGAAAGTCTGGGAGTCTACATTGTGTCATTCGACAGATCAGGTTATGGAGAGAGTGATCCAAATCCAAAACGAACAGTGAAGAGTTTGGCTTTGGATATAGAGGAGCTCGCTGATCAGTTGGGACTAGGATCCAAATTCTATGTTGTTGGTTTTTCCATGGGTGGGCAGGTGATTTGGACATGCCTTAAGTACATTCCTCACAG GCTTGCAGGTGCAGCACTTCTAACCCCAGTTGTTAACTATTGGTGGCCTGGGTTTCctcaaaatttatctaaagaggCCTATGATCAACAGTTACCTCGTGACCAATGGACGCTTCGTGTTGCTCACTACACTCCATGGCTTACCTATTGGTGGAACACTCAGAAGTGGTTTCCCGCTTCTAGTGTTATAGCTCACAGCCCTGCCATTCTTTCTCGCCAAGACTTAGAACTCGTGGCCACACGACCTGAGAGAAAGGCATATGAG GCACAGATAACACAGCAAGGAGAATTTGAGTCCCTCCACCTCGACTTGAACATCGGCTTTGGAACCTGGGAATTTGATCCCATGGAGCTGGAGAACCCCTTTACAAACAACGAAGGGTCAGTCCATCTATGGCAAGGAGATGAAGACATCCTAGTGCCAACCAAGCTGCAGCGACACATCGCCCAGCGGCTCCCATGGATTAGGTATCATGAAGTTCCAGGCGCCGGGCACATGTTCCCATTAGCCGATGGAATGGTTGATGCCATTGTGAAGGCACTTTTGGTTGGGGAGAACAGCCAGCCTCAGGCTTGA